The Thermodesulfobacterium sp. TA1 sequence ATGGCTGCAACCGTTCTGTGAAGCAGTTCAAAGGATATAAGAGCATAGGCAATGAGAAAAACTGCTGTTGCGATCCAAAAAGCAGGTCCGAGTTTTCTTTCAATCATTATGTCCTTAGTTAGGTAAAATTGATTTCCTTTAACCGCAAAATCCTCTTTTTTAAACTCAACCAATGTTTTCTTATAGGAACTTTTTACTATCTCAAGCTGAATTTTAGCCTTTTCGATAACACCTTTCGGAAGATGGAATTCAATCTGAAAAGTTCCTTGAGAGGAAGTAACGGTTTTATCAATTTCTTTATCCTCTACTATCAATTTATGAGGTTTTCCATCAACAAGTAATCTAATTTCTGTTTCTTTTACAGGTTCTTTGTGAGAATCAATGATTTTTCCTGAAATATAAAATATATCTAAATCTTTTTGTGTCTCTTCTGCAAAGGCGAATACATTAAAAAAACACATCCAAAAAAGCCATAAAAATATAAATGGCCACTTCATAAAAACCTCCTAAATTTCAAGTTTTTTCTTTTCACCGTTAAATACTACATAAGCTTCATCAGGAACAATATAGTTCTCCTCTGGTCCATGAACTTGAATACCGGTAAAAACAGCGTAATCGGATTTTTGAGGGTCTACAACCTTTTCTATTACGTTTTCAAGGTCTTCTTTAATTACTTTAAGAGTAATCTTTGTAAGGGTTAGAAGGTCAGGAATTTCACCGTAAGGAATTTCTCTTAACAATCTCCTTTTTAAAATACTTTCTTCAAGGTCATTTTCATCTAACCTGATACTTATTTTTTTTGATGAAAGTTCATTTAAAAAAAGACACAAAGCACCACAGGCATGAGATTTTTCAAGCCCTTTTCTTTTACAAACGCCCAAGTTCTCATTTTCATCGATTGCAATGTGAGAAAAAGCATAAAAAACATATCTTTCCTTACCATCAACTTGTGGTGCATGACTTATAAATGCTTTCATACCCGTCTTGCCGGCTGTAAATAGTCCAGCAAGACTAGAAAAATTAAAGGCTTCACCCCACATTCTTTTTACATGGCTTCTTACTGTTTGTGAAATCTCATCTCTACAAACACATACAGATGCGATAGCATTATCATATGTAAATCCAAAGCTTTTCAAAACATCGTAGGATTTCTTTACAAAGTCATATTCTTTGTAAAATCTTCCAAAAAGCCTTTCTAAAATAGGCTTTATAACCATAGTTCACCCCCTATTTTAAAAGTATTGGCATTCCAAGCAGTGGCCAAACTGTAACAAGAAAAATTGCAAGAACAATAATCAATACAATACTCATTATAATACCGTGCTTAAAAAATTCTTCTAGCGTAAACTGTCCTGACTGGTAGGCAATCGCATTTGGAGCTGCACCAATTAAAAATAAGAAAGGCATTCCCGCGGTAACCAAAGAAGCATAAAGTATAACATCAGGGGCAACACCTAAATATTGAGCAATAACTAAAGAAACAGGCAGAGATATAGCGATGGCTGCAACATTCATTATAAAATTGGTCATCAGCAAAACAAAAGTAGCCACACCCAAAACAAAAACAATCCATGGTGCATTTTTAAACAATCCTAACCAGTTTATTGCAATCCATTGAGCTGCCCCTGTTTTCCAGAGACAAAAACCAATACTCATTGCCCCGCTGAAAAGGAGAATTATATTCCATGGAATTTCTTCAAGTTCTTTTATCGTTAAAATACCTACAAGAAAGAAAAGTAAAGTTGAGCAAAGTATTATAGCCGAACGATCAAGAGGTTTTAAAGCTGGAACAAAGGACTGAGCTGACATCGCACAAACAACCGCTATAACAGTTAGGATCACAAATTTTTCTTGACCTGTCATAGGTCCAAGTTCTTTAACCATTGTTTTAACTTTATCTTTTAAACCTGGTATAATGTTTTTTTCTGGTTTAAGAAAAATCATGAAATAAACCCAGATTAGGAAAACCATCAACCAACCGATTAAAAACATATATTTTGTTAATTCAAAAAATCCTATGTCTCTTCCGGTAAATTCTTTAAACATTCCTGCTGCAGCAGGTCCTCTTGCTGCACCAAGAAAGGTAACAATACTTCCTGCACCTGCAGCATAAGCCATTCCAATAAACAAAGATTTTCCAAACTTTGTGGGTTTATCTCCCTCACCATATAAAGCATTTATAGCAAGTAAGATGGGAAACATTGTGGCAGCAGCTGCGGTGTGTGCCATAAAATGAGTTAATAAAGCTGTTACTATAAACGATCCTAAAAGGATCATGCCTGTTCTTTCACCTACTATTGCAAGCATCCTATAGGCAATCCTTTTTGTAAGTCCTGTTTTAGTAAAAGCGATTCCAATAACTACGGAACCAAAAATAAACATAACAGCTGGGTCCATAAAATCACGAAAGGCATCTTTTGCTGAACGTATCCCAAAAAGAGCCTGAAATACACCAATTGCAATACCCGTAACACCTATAGGTACAACTTCAAAAACCCACCATATACCTGCCAAAAGAAATAAAGCTATTGCCCCTTTAGCTTGCTGTGTAAGAGGAAAGTGTTTACCTGTAGGGTCTACTGCATCCGGCCAAGGTGGTGAAAAATATACTATAAAAAAACAAGCTAAACCGAGAAAAATAAAAAGTATTTTTTTCCAATTAATTTTTCTTTTTTCCTTTGCAACATAAATCTCTGGTGGTGGTTCTGATAACCCTTCGATTTTTCTTTTCTCAGACATCTCTCCCCTCCTATTCTTTTATTATTTCTTCTGATATAGCATCAAAAACTTCAATCATTCTTACAATTCCAACAAACTTCTTTTTTTCTTCAATCACTGGCAAAACAGGCAAATCGTAATGAATCATTAGATAAGCAGCTTTTGTAATAGGGTCTTCTGGTCCAACAAAATGTTTTACTGGAACCATTATCTCGCTTACTGGTTTTTTAGCAAGCTTTTTTGATTCTTGATTAAAAAGACTATCCCATACTATGGCAAGCCCTGTTTTTTCTTCCTCTGGTACTTGTGCTTTTGCAGGTGCTTTAAGAAATAGGGGTTCAATTCCTTTTAAAATATCTTTAAGTGTAACGGTTCCTAATAGATTATACTTCTCATCAAACACAAGTACAGTAAGCGGTTCTGTATATTTTTTAGTTTGAATAAAAGAAGCCTTAACAACTTTAATAGTTTGCTCAATGCTAAACCAGTAAGGAATGTGAGGATACTCAAATATCCCAAGCATTACATCTTTAACTAATTTTCCATCTGACATATTACACCTCCTAAGTTTTATAGTATTTGTCTTTGAAAAGCTATAAATAACTTATTTTTGTCATTTTTCTTGTAAAATTTATTCAAAAGAACTACTGTATTTCCTGAAAAAACTTTTTGAGTTATTAAAATCACTGGGGTGTCTTCAGCAATCTGAAGAAATTGGGCAAGCTCTTTATCTAAAGAATTTAGTTCAAAAAAGTTATGCACCTTTGTAATCTTTATACTGTATTTCTTCTCAAAGAGGTCAATAATTGACTGAGTTTCAACGTCTTCCTCAAGAAGGTGAGAACATATATTAAAGGGAACAAAGGATTCTTGTAAAATTGAAGGTTCATTATCGCTTTGCCAAAGAATTCTCAGATATATGATGTGTTTATTTTCAAAAACTCCAAGTTCCTTACTTAAATCACCAACTGGCATTATTACAGTTTTTGCAAGAACTTCTTTTCTAAAAATTGATTCATCTTCAACCCAAAGCTTTTTAAAAATTGTTGTCATCAGCAAACCTTCTGAAATAAAATTCTTCCTCACAAAGGTTCCCTTACCTTGTTTTCTTATTAAATAACCATGCCTTACAAGTTCCAAAACAGCATTTCTTACAGTTGCTCTACTTACATTAAACATCTTACAAAGTTGTTCTTCAGTGGGAATCTTTTTCCCCGGCTTCCATTCCCCACTTTCAATTTTTCTTTTCAAAATATCAAATACTTGCAGATAAAGCTTTTCATGTTCATCTCTACTGATTAACTCAACCATTTTTTTCCTATTATTGTATTATAATAATGTTATTACAATATAACAAAATTATTATAATGAAGTTAGGATTTTTGTCAAGAGGCAAAGTTAAAAATTTTAAAAATTATTATAGAATAAATGATTAAATAAATATTTAGGAGATAGGTAGTGTCTCATTAATTGTGTAAAGCCTTGAGGGAAAGGGAAGGGTATGGTAGCTTCCCCAATGCATAATAACCAAAACTACCAGAAAGGAGGGGAAGCTACCGTGAAAAAAAAACTAAAACTTTAACAAAACAACCTATAGAAGGGATTCTAAACTTTTTTCAGCAAGAAGTCAACAATCTTATTAAAAACCTTTTAGAAAACCTTATGCTTGAAGAAAGAAGGATTTATTTAGAAGAGCAAGAAGACTATGCAAACGGTTTTTATACCAGAGATTTACTTTTCGTGCCTTCCTACTTCCTGAAAGAAGGAGGGCTGAAAAGCATTTCCCGGTTAATAAAGGTGACTGAAGATGAAGTTAAAAAACTTATTTATCTATTCGTCGAAATGAGGTAGCAAAGGAGCCAGTATATTTAGCTTTAGGGATAAAGCCTGATGGGAGAAGAGAGATACTTGGATTTTGGATATTTGGGTATGCCAGGGAGAGTGCCAAGAATTGGGAAAACCTTTAAGAGAGTTAAATCGGCGTGGGGTAAAGAAAGTTCAACTTTTTATTACGGATGATTTGCCTGGGATAGAAAATGCCATAAAGATGGTTTATCCAGCTTCGGAATGGCAACTTTGTGTATTACATACTGTAAGGAATTCTTTAAATAAGGTGCGGGCAAAAGATAGAGGTTTATTTGCAGAAGATTTAAAAAGGATATATAGAGCAGAAACAGAAGAAAGAGTTAAGGAGGGGATATTAAGATTAAGGGAAAGATGGGGTAAGATATATCCTAAGGTAGTGAAGAAATGGGAGGATAAAGCGTATGCATTATTAACCTTTTTGAGGTATCCGAGAGAGATAAGGCAGTTTATTTATACAACTAATCAGGTTGAGAGGTTAGCGAAAGAGATAAAAAGGAGGATAAAGGTAATAGAAGTATTTCCGGATGAAGGCTCTGTTGAGAGGTTGTTATATTTAATCTTGAAAGAACTGAGTGAGAGGTTAAACTCAAGGAAGTTAAGAGGGTTTAATGA is a genomic window containing:
- a CDS encoding SLC13 family permease, with the protein product MSEKRKIEGLSEPPPEIYVAKEKRKINWKKILFIFLGLACFFIVYFSPPWPDAVDPTGKHFPLTQQAKGAIALFLLAGIWWVFEVVPIGVTGIAIGVFQALFGIRSAKDAFRDFMDPAVMFIFGSVVIGIAFTKTGLTKRIAYRMLAIVGERTGMILLGSFIVTALLTHFMAHTAAAATMFPILLAINALYGEGDKPTKFGKSLFIGMAYAAGAGSIVTFLGAARGPAAAGMFKEFTGRDIGFFELTKYMFLIGWLMVFLIWVYFMIFLKPEKNIIPGLKDKVKTMVKELGPMTGQEKFVILTVIAVVCAMSAQSFVPALKPLDRSAIILCSTLLFFLVGILTIKELEEIPWNIILLFSGAMSIGFCLWKTGAAQWIAINWLGLFKNAPWIVFVLGVATFVLLMTNFIMNVAAIAISLPVSLVIAQYLGVAPDVILYASLVTAGMPFLFLIGAAPNAIAYQSGQFTLEEFFKHGIIMSIVLIIVLAIFLVTVWPLLGMPILLK
- a CDS encoding HPP family protein, yielding MSDGKLVKDVMLGIFEYPHIPYWFSIEQTIKVVKASFIQTKKYTEPLTVLVFDEKYNLLGTVTLKDILKGIEPLFLKAPAKAQVPEEEKTGLAIVWDSLFNQESKKLAKKPVSEIMVPVKHFVGPEDPITKAAYLMIHYDLPVLPVIEEKKKFVGIVRMIEVFDAISEEIIKE
- a CDS encoding transposase, encoding MDIWVCQGECQELGKPLRELNRRGVKKVQLFITDDLPGIENAIKMVYPASEWQLCVLHTVRNSLNKVRAKDRGLFAEDLKRIYRAETEERVKEGILRLRERWGKIYPKVVKKWEDKAYALLTFLRYPREIRQFIYTTNQVERLAKEIKRRIKVIEVFPDEGSVERLLYLILKELSERLNSRKLRGFNEIELGNYHAFPGKIFTQ
- a CDS encoding transposase yields the protein MRRNEVAKEPVYLALGIKPDGRREILGFWIFGYARESAKNWENL
- a CDS encoding GntR family transcriptional regulator, encoding MVELISRDEHEKLYLQVFDILKRKIESGEWKPGKKIPTEEQLCKMFNVSRATVRNAVLELVRHGYLIRKQGKGTFVRKNFISEGLLMTTIFKKLWVEDESIFRKEVLAKTVIMPVGDLSKELGVFENKHIIYLRILWQSDNEPSILQESFVPFNICSHLLEEDVETQSIIDLFEKKYSIKITKVHNFFELNSLDKELAQFLQIAEDTPVILITQKVFSGNTVVLLNKFYKKNDKNKLFIAFQRQIL